The Cetobacterium sp. ZOR0034 DNA segment ACCTAAAAAAATAGAGGCTATTGATAGAAAAATGATAAATGTTGTTATTGTAAAGTTTTTCATTTAATCTCCTCTTTTGATATTTTGTTTTACAAATTAAATTATAGCAAAAGATTATGCTTTGTCAACAATAAACTTTCAATTTCAAACTATTTTCTTTATTTTTTTTATCAACAATTTTTATATATAAAAAAAAGCCCTATTTAAAGGGCTTTTAATATAACTTTCATCACATCAATTAATTTTTTCTTTTTTTATTTTATATAACTCAACATCGGCTCTTTTATAGAAAGCGTCTAATTTTTCTGCGCTCTTTCTTTGAACTAACCCAGCACTAATCTCAAAAGAAAACTCTTCGGTAATGTTTTGTTTTCTTATCTCACTTTCAACTCTTTGATAAACTCTCTTTAAATCCTCTAAATTTGATTCAATCACTATGCAAAGTTCATCTCCACCCATTCTTATTATATAATCACCATTTTTTCTGATACTATTTTTTAAAATAGTTGCTAATCTCTTTAATACTAAATCCCCTATGTCATGCCCTTTAGAATCGTTAATCTCCTTAAATTTATCGATATCTATAAGCATCATTGAAAATATTGAGCTAGTTTTTTCTTCAAAAATACTTCTTAATCTCTCTTCATAAAAGTTTCTATTGTAAGTTCCTGTCAGTATATCTTTATAAGCTTTCTCTTTTAAATCTAAACTTCTTTTTTTAGATTCTGTAATCTCTTTTACCATTGCCAAAATACCATACTCATCATTTTCTAAATCTACTCTTGATTTAAAAGTTTGATACCATCTTCCATCTAGATATTCCTCTTCATAAAAGTTTCCTTTTTCAAAAGCAATTTCATTGTTTTCTAAACACTTCTTAGCCATTGCCTCTGGAAAAAATTCAATCTCTTTTTTCCCATATAACTCATTATTTGGAATATTTAAATATTCTGCATATGCCTTATTAAAATACTCTAATCTTCCCTCTGAGTCTAAATAAAAAATAAATTCTTGAACAGTATCTAACATTGCAACTAACTTATTTTGACTTTTCGATTTCTCTTCTAAATCTTTTTCTAATTTTTTTAAATCACTGACATCATGAAATTCTAAAAAAAGATATGCCTCACCATCTTTTTTTATTTCACGCTGCTTTACTTTTAAATCAAATTTCGCTAACCTCTTTTTTAATGCCTCATTCATTTTTAAATATTTCAAATCTATTTCATTAAAATATTCTTTTAAAATCTCTTTCATGTATCTGTTCAGGTATTTTACTTCAAACTCTTGATTTAAAATTAATACTCCAATTGTTAAGTTATCTAATAATAAATTTTCAAACATTCAATACCTCTTTAATACTTTTTATAATCTCTCGTGTAATATTGTAACACATTTTCAATAAAAAAAACAGAGAAATGAAAATTAATTTCCTTTCTCTATTTTTTTGTTTTTTTTAATTTATTTATTAATAAACTTAACTGCATTCTCTCCAGCTATACGACCGAAGATTACCGCAGCACTATATGCAGCACTACTGTTTGTAACCTCTCCTGCAGCGAATAACCCTGGAACAATATCACCTTTTGTATTTAAAACTTCCGTTTTTTCATTGGCAACAACTCCACCTCTTGTCATATGAACTGCTGATTCAACTTGAACTCCATAGAAAGGTCCTTCAACTCTAAACTCTCTTTTAAATGGTTTTGCTCTAAATTGATCCTCTTGCTCTCCACGAATAGCACTATTGAATCTATCTCTTGTCTCTACTAATTTATCTGCTGGAATACCTAATTTTCCTGCTAACTCTTCTAAGGTATCAGCTTTTACATGGTACCCTTTCGCTGTATGTTTTTGTAAACGGTAACTTCCATCAAATAAAGTTTGGTCATATATATAGAAAGCTTTTCCACCTGGTTGAGCTAATATCGTTTGAGCAGCTTCAAATCTAGCATCTTTTGATATGTTCTCATTTAAGAATCTCTCTCCATTTGAATTTACAAGCATAAATCCATCTGATCCACCTGTTAAATCTCTAGTCGTTCTAACTATGAATGGAAATAAATTCAACTCCTCTAAATTGGCTAAAGCTATATCATTCTCTTCAAATACAGGTATAAAATCTCCTGTTGCTCCAAGCTGATTTGAAGTTTGTAACTTCTCTGTTCCTGGAGAATATTTTGCCAATAACTCTTTATTTGCTGAGAATCCTCCTGTTGCCATTACAACAGCTTTAGTATTTATATCATAGAAGTTATTTCCATTTTGAACTTTGATTCCTTTAACCTCTCCATTTTCTATGATTAAATCAGTTCCTTTAGTTCCTGTTCTAATATCTATTCCTAATTTTTTTGCTGTGGCTTCCATTCCATCTTGAACTTCTTCTCCAGCATAAGCATTACTTTTAGCCATATGACCTCTTTTTCCATAGTAATGCTCCAATTTTATTCCCATAGATCTAAGCCATGTATCTAATTTATAAGCACCCTCTGCCTGAACTCTTGTTCTTTCAGGTGTATCCATCCAATTGCTATTATCTGCGATTAGTTTTTCAACTGAATCTTCTACTCCAGCATTTTTTTGAGCTTCAGAGTTTATTAAGTCGTAGAAGTTCATGTCATACTTTCCATTTCCACTTAATATATCTAACTTTTCTATTAATATTATATTTTTTAATCCGGCTTCTTTAGCTGATATAGCTGCCGCAAGACCCGCTGGTCCTCCACCTACTATAACTAAATCTGTTTTAACTGGTTCTAAAAATGCCACTGGCTGTTCTGGTCCCTTTGTATTGATAGTTATTCTTCCAAAATCTTTTCCACTCTCTTTAAGTGCTGCAGCTACTGCTCTTTTCACTCCTAAAGATGTGTATGTTGCTCCAGATACACTATCAACGATTGGAGATTGTGCTTTTAAAATTCTATCTTTTAGAATTGGGAATGTTCTTGAAATAATATGAGAAGTTTCATTATCAGAAACTAACTCAAGATTCTCAATTTTATCTCCCTTTGTCACAACGTTTACTTTAATCTCCCCAGAGAATCCATTTCCTTTACCAATAACAGATTTCTCCTTTGTTCCGCAAGCTACTAACATTAAGCTTGCCAAAAGAATTGCTAATTTACACCTATTTACTTTCATTATTACCCCTTTATCATCTCTTTGAATAAATTTTCAAAGAAAATAATAACACATAATGACTTTTTTATCAATGTTTTTACTATTTATCTCTTCTTTATTTCGCTTAAAAGTACAGATCCAAATATTAAAATACCTCCCACTAAAACTTGTAAAGTCATTTTATCTCCCAAAACTAAAATTGAGAATAAAGCACCAAAGATAATTTCTGTTGTTAATATTAGTGATACTTGACTCGGATTAATCTGTTTTTGTGCATATGTTTGAATCGAGTAACAAATAAAAGTATTAAAAGCAATTATATAAGTTAGCGCTAAAATTTGTTTTAGATCATAACTTCTTGTAAAAATTGTACCACCCTCAACTAATAAATTCATTAAAATCCCTATAATTCCTGCTGAAAACATTTGAAAACCATTAATAGTAAATGGGTTTCTATTTTTTATACGACTTCCAATAACAACTATCTGCAATGCAAAGCCTATTGCACATATAAATGTTAAAAAGTCTCCAAAATTAACTGTCAAATCTTTCTCAAAAGATAGGATTCCAATTCCTAAAAAGCAAATTATTGATGAAAATATATACAATAGTTTAGGTCTTTGTTTTGTAAAAATCCAAGCTATGTACGGAACAAAAATAACGTTAGCACCAGTTATAAATGCATTTTTAGATGCTGTAGTATAGACTAATCCCACTGTTTGAAAAGCAAATGCTAAAAATAAAACTATACCTGCCACTAACCCTAGTTTAATCTCTCCTTTTTCAATTTTCATCTTTTTTATCCCCATAATTCCAAACATCACAACAGCTGTAATAAAAAATCTAATGGCTAAAAACTCATATGGTTGAACCCCTGTATCTAAAATTATTTTTGTAGCTGGAAAACCACTTCCCCAAATCATAGCAACTAAAATTAATAATACTTTACTTATATTCTCTTTTTTCATATCGATTCCCCTCTCATATTCATATTATAAGTTCAACATATATAAAAAAAAATAGCACCAAAGTACTATTTCTTTATTTTTATAGGTATGTTAGCTATTAAAGCCGTCTCCCTTCCTGTTTCAGACTCTTGTGAAACTTCTATATTTAAAGCATCTTTATCTATATCTACATATTTAGATATAACTAAAATAATCTCATTTTTCAATGCTTCTAATGTTTTTGGAGTAAGCATAGCTCTATCATGAATCAGTACCAACTTCAAACGATCTTTTGCTACTGAACTAGATTTTTCTTTATTTAAAAAATTAAAAAATCCCATAATTGCCCCTCCTTTTATTTTTTAAATATCTCTTTAATTTTATCAAAAAACCCGATTTTTGGGTCTAGATCTAAAAATTCCACATTTTGACCTAATGTTCTAGCCGCAATATTCATATAAGCTTTTGCAGCTAATGATTCACCTTTATAAACTAAAGGCTCACCTTTATTTGTAGATATAACTATATTTTCATCATCTGGAACAATTCCAATAGGTTTTATTCCAAGTATATCTGTTACATCCTCAACACTTAACATATTTCCATCTTTAACCATCTCTACTCTAAGACGATTTACAATAAGTTTAGGATTTCTAATCTCATTAGCTTCTAATAATCCAATAATACGATCAGCATCTCTAACAGCTGAAATCTCTGGAGTTGTAACTACATAAGCTTCCTCTGCTGCTGCTATAGCATTTTTAAATCCTTGTTCTATTCCTGCTGGACAATCTACAAGTATAAAATCATACTCAGCTTTTAATGTATCTATTAACTCTCTCATTTGTTCAGGTGTAACTGCATTTTTATCTCTAGATTGAGCTGCTGGTAGAAGATGTAAGTTATCATTTCTTTTATCCTTTATTATAGCTTGTTTGGGTTTACATGTTCCTTCTATAACATCTATTAGATCATAAACAATTCTATTTTCTAATCCCATTACAACATCTAAGTTTCTAAGTCCAATATCTGTATCAATCAGTAGGGTCTTTTGATTTTCCATAGCTAGTGCAGCCCCTAAATTTGCACTACTTGTTGTCTTTCCTACTCCACCTTTACCTGAAGTAATTACTATAACTTTTCCCATAATTCCTCCTGTCTTCCCCTTATATTTTTATCATATGCTCTAAGGTCGCTTTATTGAACTTTTCAATAAATATATTTCCATCTTTTAAGTATGCTACTTCAAAATCTACAGTTTTCTTAACCTTATTTACATCTAACACATTTGTACTTGGATTTTTTGCTATAACCTGCCCTATTTTTATTTGAATAGGATTCAATGAAAACGCACCCACAAATGCTTCAGAACCATCATCTTCACCTGCATACACAGTTCCGTTTAGATATCCTAAAACGACAACATTTCCTTTTGCCTTTATTACAGCTCCTGGATTAACATCTCCTAACACAACAACGTTTCCTTCAAATTCCAAATTGTGTCCAGAACGTAAAGTTCCTTTATGAAACTTCGTTACTCCTTCATCTGTCACATCTTTTATATTATTAAAAGGAAGCTTAAACTCCCCTACTGGCAACTGTGAAAAAATAGATCTTTCAGAAAAAATGAAAGCTATTTTTATTTTCGTCTCTTTATTAATTACTCCGATTAAGATATTTTCCTCTATTTCTGTAAGTTTTCTATTTGTAAACTCGATGGCTATTTTTGTATCACCTATAAATGCTTCTGCCTGTTTAATCTTTTCAGAAAATTTATCTTTTAAAGAACTAAAATCGATAGCACTATCTAATTGTACAACTAATCTGTCCTTTTTTCCTTTTAAAATTACACAGTCGTTCATATTTGTACGCTCCTAATTTTATTTTTTACATATCAATCAATTATAGCACTTTTATGTTCAAACTTCAATCGTTTTATGATTATATAGGTTTATTTTATAAAAAAAATGAGCCTATTTACTAAGGCTCATTTCTATTACATTAAATAGTTATATTTTGCTCTGATTCTATATCAAATAAATGGCACTTATCCATTTCGAAATAAAACTCCTCTTTCTGGTTAAAGTTTGCTCCAGTTGATTTTTCAGCTGGAATTCTAGCAGTGTATTGAGTATCTCCAATGAAGAAGTAAATAAACTCTTCATTACCCATTTGCTCTACTATATTTACTTTTCCTACTAATGATGCATCTCCATCCTTAGCTGTATTTTTATTTCCTACATTTTCAGGTCTAATTCCAAACCAAACATCTTTTCCAACATGATTTTTTACTTTTTCAGCTTTTTCTTTTGGTAGCGCTAATCTGTCTCCATTAGCTAATTTAACAAAAGTTACATCCGCTTCTTTGATTAAAGAAGCTTTAACAATATTCATCGCTGGTGATCCGATAAATCCTGCAACGAATTTGTTTGCTGGGCTATTGTATAGATTTAATGGAGTGTCAACTTGCATTATCTTTCCATAATTTAATACACAGATTCTATCTCCCATTGTCATAGCTTCAACTTGATCATGTGTTACATATATCATAGTTGCATTTTGTCCCTCTTCTTTTAACTGTTTGTGTAGTTGAGTGATTCTTACCCTCATCGACACTCTAAGTTTTGCATCTAAGTTAGAAAGAGGTTCATCAAATAGGAAAACTTCTGGTTTTCTAACAATCGCTCTACCTACCGCAACCCTTTGTCTTTGCCCTCCTGACATCTCTTTTGGTTTTCTGTCTAAAAGATCTGTTATCTCTAACTTCTCAGCTGCTTCTTTAACCCTTTTATCAATCTCACCTTTAGGCACTTTCGCCATTTTAAGACCGAACGCCATATTATCATAAACTGTCATATGTGGGTAAAGTGCATAGTTTTGGAAAACCATTGCAATTCCTCTATCTTTAGGAGGTAAGTCATTAACTAGCTTCTCCCCTATGTAGATCTCTCCACCTGTTATCTCCTCTAAACCTGCAACCATTCTTAGAGTAGTTGATTTTGCACAACCTGATGGTCCAACGAAAACCATGAACTCTCCATCTTTGATTTCTAAATCGATTCCATGAACTGCTTTAAACCCATTTGGATATTGTTTCTCAACTTTTTTTAACACTACTTCTGCCATATTAATTCTTCCTCCTTGTTTTTTACTAAATCTGAGGTCATTATATAGCAACTTTTTTCAAAAATCAAGTTTTTTTGTTTGTTTTTAACACTTTTTTTACTTTTTATTAACAATTAGTTAAAAATAAAAATTGTTTCTGCTCTGTATACTAAATTTTTATTATATATCTTCACTCTTTCAGGTAAAAAATTATTTACATCTGGATAATCCTGCATCTCAAAACATATTCCATTGTGTTTTTTTTCTAGATAGTTACCAGTGTATATTACCGCTACTGGCTCGCTACTTTTTACTTTCATAGATCTTCCTGAGATTTCATCTCGCAACTCTATATCGTATTCAGATTTTTTTGACATTTCGAAAGGATGATCTATACCCCCTCCTACAATTGAGAGTTGTGAACTTTCTCTATTTAAAACATCCTCTAACTTTTCAAAAACATTAAATTTTAAAAAATCAGAAATATCTTCTAATTTTAAAGGCAGTGTCGTTTCGTCAACAACTCCATATGCCGAAGCATTGACTTTTAAATCACTACTTTTTATATCTCTTTTATTATCTCCACTCAAATTGAAATAACTGTGATTTGTTAAATTTAAATATGTATCTCTATCGCTTTCACCTATATAATCTATTTTTAAAATATTTTTTTCTAAAGTATACTGAACTGTAAAATCCACTTCTCCTGGGAATCCAGATTCTAAGTGTGAACTTTTATAAAATAAAGTTAAAATACCTTTCTCTCCAACAACTTCACCTTTCGCTTTCCACACTCTTGTATTCAATCCCTCTGGTCCACCATGTAGATTGTTTCCACTATTATTTTTTTCTAAATTATATATGCTATCTCCTATTTTTAAAACTCCATCTTTTATTCTTCCAGCAACTCTTCCAGTAATAGCTCCAAGATAACACTCATCCTCTTCATACTCTTTTAAAGTTTCATACCCTAATACAACATTTTCAAATCCTCCATTTTTATCGGCTGTTTTTAAAGATTTTATAACCCCCCCATAAGATATAATCTCTAACTCTACAAACTCATTTTTAAATTTAAAAATAGAAACCTCTTCACCACTTTTCGTTTTTCCAAACTCTGAAACCTTCATTCTCATAAACTATCCCTCCATATATTTTTTCTAAATAGATTGTGTCTAACTACCGATATAGGATTATAAGTATGCATCTCATTTAACATATCTGAAACTATCAAATCATACTTTTGTTCTTCTAAAGTTACTTTCTGTAACTCCAATTTCAAAGTACTTAAAAGAAGATTCTCTTTAAATATCTCTCCTATCAAAACTATTTTTTCAGGATTTATAAGAGAGATTATCATATCAATACTGTGAGCAATTGTAACCATTGCCTCTGTACTTACCTTAGTGCTTAAAAAATCTCTTTTTTTAACTGCTTCGATAACATCTAAAATATTTATAGAACCATTTTTTTTCAATCTTTCTTTCAGAGAACTGTAGTTATTCAGTTTTATCATTGAAACCAATCTATTTATTATAGCTGCATTTGATGCTTCAGCTTCTAAACAACCTCTTTTTCCACACGAACATTTTCTTAAGCTACTTCTATCCATAACAACATGTCCAATCTCACCGGATATAAAACCATATCCCGACAGTAGATCTCCATTCATAAAAATAGAACTTCCAATCCCTTCTGAAACATTTAAAACAACATAGTTTTCGCTCTCTCTTGCTTTACCGAAATATTTTTCCGTTAAAGCCATCGCTCTTACATCATTTTCTATTAAGACAGGAATTTTAAATCTTTCCTCTATCATTTTTTTTATCTCAATTTTTTTTCTTTTGTAATGAGGTGAAAAAAGAATGACTCCATTTTCTGAATTTATAAGCCCAGTTATAGCCATCGATATCACTTTGATTCCATTTTCATCTTTCAACTCTGTTTCTATTATATCCTCTAAATATGAGGCTAATTCATTGCTTCCCTCTATTTTATAACTATTACTTTTAAAAATTTCACCCTCTATATTTCCAACAGAGGTTATAATTGAGGTTGGTGTCAAAGAGATTCCAAAAATTTTTCCTACCCAATACTTATTCAAAGATAGATCAATCGCTCTTCTTCCCCCTGTCGATTCTCTTTGAGCCACCTCTAAGACTATTCCAGATTGCAATAGAGGTTCTATTGATTTTGTTATCGCTGCAGGTGTTAGCTCCAACTCATCCGCTATTTTTTTTCTAGATATTCTATTTTTATTTTTAATCATCTCCAATATTCTCAACTGAGATTGCGTAAATTGCATATATTCCCTCCCTAATCTATATACTTTATAATACCCCTTCGGATATCTTTTAGTCAATGTATTTAAGAATAACTTTTTTTACTTTTTCAATTAAGTTTGTTCTAAAACAGCATTTTTATCTTTTAAAACATTTTTTTTTGCAGTATACTCAAATCAAAATAACAAAACGAGTTAAAAAAGGGGAGAGATATTTATGGAACTTATCAAAAACTTAGTACACAATTTTAAAAAAGAGTTTAAAAAAGATAGTGATACAACTACAGAGGTTTTCTTTGCTCCAGGAAGAGTTAATCTAATCGGAGAACATATAGATTATAACGGTGGAAAAGTTTTTCCTTGTGCTTTAGACTTTGGAACATATGCTGTTTTAACAAAAAGAGAGGACAAAACATTTAGAATGTACTCTGAAAACTTTAAAGATTTAGGAATAATAGAGTTCTCTTTAGACTCTTTAATATATGATAAAAAAGATGATTGGGCAAACTATCCAAAAGGAGTTGTAAAAACTTTCTTAGATGCTGGCTTCAAAATAGATTCTGGTTTTGATGTTTTATTCTACGGAAATATTCCAAATGGTGCTGGACTTTCATCATCAGCTTCTATTGAAGTTTTAACATCAGTTATCATAAAAAATCTTTTCAATTTAGATGTTGATATGGTAGAGATGGTGAAACTATGTCAAAAAACTGAGAACGAGTTTATTGGAGTAAACTGTGGAATTATGGATCAATTCTCTATTGGAATGGGTAAAAAGGATCACGCTATTCTTTTAGATTGCAACACTTTAGAGTACTCTTACGCTCCGTTTATTTTAAACGATATCTCTATCGTAATTGCAAATACCAACAAAAGAAGAGGACTTGGAGAATCTAAATACAACGAGAGAAGAGCTTCTTGTGAAAGTGCTTTAAAAGATTTAAAAGCAGCTGGTGTAGCGATTAACTCACTTTGTGATATGGATATGCAACTTTTTGAAAGTGTTAAACACCATATAAAATCAGAGGAAGCTATTCCTAGAGTGAGACACGCTGTAAGCGAAAATGTTAGAGTTTTAAATGCAATGGAAGCTTTAAAAGTTGGAGATATAAATAGATTTGGACAACTTATGATTGGATCTCACAACTCACTTAGAGATGACTATGAGGTTACTGGATTTGAATTAGATAGTTTAGTTGAAGCGGCTCTTGAAGAAAAAGGAACTATCGGTTCTAGAATGACTGGAGCTGGATTTGGAGGATGTACTGTTTCTCTTGTTAAAAATGATTCTTTAGAAGAGTTTATAGCTCATGTTGGAAAGAAATATTTTGAAAAAACTGGATTAGAGGCTGCATTCTATATTGGTAACCCTGGAGATGGGGCTAGAAAGTTAGGTGATTTCTAATGATATTCTCACTTATAAATGAACTTTTAAACTACGGTCTAGAGAAAGAGCTTATCGACAAGGATGAGCTTATCTACTCTAGAAACCTTATTTTAGACAGTTTAAATCTAGATGATTGGAAAGATGATGCTCCAAAAGTTGGTAGAGATATTGAAGCTATACTTTTAGATATTTGTGGATGGGCTATAGAAAATGACTTAATAAACAATTCACCTGCTGAGATGGAACTTTTAGATACAAAAATTATGAACTGTATCCTTCCAAGACCAAAAACTGTTATAGAAAAATTTAAAACTGATTATGCTATATCTCCAGAAATCGCAACTTTAAATTACTATAACTTCTCTAAGGCCACAAACTATATAAGAGATGCTAGAATCAAAAGAAATCTTCACTGGTTCTCTAAAACACCTTATGGAGATTTAGAGATTACGATAAATCTAGCTAAGCCAGAAAAAGACCCAAAGGATATTGAAAGAGAGAAAAACATGCCAAAGTCTTCATATCCTAGTTGCTTACTTTGCTTAGATAACGTTGGATATGCAGGAAGATTAAATCATCCAGCTAGAAGCACACATAGAGTTATTCCGATGACTTTAAAATCTGAGAACTGGTATTTCCAATTCTCACCATATGTTTACTACAATGAGCACTCAATAGTTTTCTGTGAAGAGCACAGACCTATGAAGATGAGCAAAGACACTTTCGATCGTCTTTTAGAATTTGTAGAACAGTTCCCACACTACTGTATTGGATCAAATGCTGATCTACCTATAGTTGGTGGATCGATTCTATCACACGATCACTATCAAGCTGGAAAGCATATCTTCCCTATGGAGAAAGCTGAAATTGAAAATAGATTTGATTTAAAAGATTTCCCAGAAATCGAATGTGGAACTGTTAAATGGCCTATGTCTGTTGTAAGACTTACAGGTTCTGATAAAGAGAGCTTATCAAATGCTGCTCTGCACATATTTAACTCTTGGAAAAATTACAGTGATGAAAGTGTACAACTACATTCACACTCTGGTGATACACCACACAACACTGTTACTCCTATCGCTAGAAGAGTCGGAGAAAAGTTCCAAATCGATTTAGCTCTTAGAAACAATAGAACATCTGATGAACACCCTATGGGAATTTTCCACCCTCACTCTGAGGTTCACAATATAAAGAAAGAAAATATTGGTCTTATTGAGGTTATGGGACTGG contains these protein-coding regions:
- a CDS encoding UDP-glucose--hexose-1-phosphate uridylyltransferase; amino-acid sequence: MIFSLINELLNYGLEKELIDKDELIYSRNLILDSLNLDDWKDDAPKVGRDIEAILLDICGWAIENDLINNSPAEMELLDTKIMNCILPRPKTVIEKFKTDYAISPEIATLNYYNFSKATNYIRDARIKRNLHWFSKTPYGDLEITINLAKPEKDPKDIEREKNMPKSSYPSCLLCLDNVGYAGRLNHPARSTHRVIPMTLKSENWYFQFSPYVYYNEHSIVFCEEHRPMKMSKDTFDRLLEFVEQFPHYCIGSNADLPIVGGSILSHDHYQAGKHIFPMEKAEIENRFDLKDFPEIECGTVKWPMSVVRLTGSDKESLSNAALHIFNSWKNYSDESVQLHSHSGDTPHNTVTPIARRVGEKFQIDLALRNNRTSDEHPMGIFHPHSEVHNIKKENIGLIEVMGLAILPGRLQEEMSLLEKALKKPNWKENLKNDSVLEKHFDWINEISSRREKTIDGEVLKEEIGKTFSTVLEHAGVFKRDTLGKEAFQKFMNTL